Proteins from one Bacteroides zhangwenhongii genomic window:
- a CDS encoding glycerophosphodiester phosphodiesterase family protein translates to MQRIILSFIITLLSTQFYAQNRVSQIREQLMSRSTNSVLVVAHRGDWRNFPENSLEGIENAIKMGVDIVELDVQRTQDGVLILMHDETLNRTTTGKGKVSEVTMDYISNLYLRNGCAIRTKHKVPTLEEALLLTKGKIMINLDKADRYFDEVYALLKKTGTVNQVIMKGGKSVEQVKGQYEKYLCEIIYMPIVSLDKLNAEQQIEQFCKDINPVAFELLFIKDNNELPKRIPAMLKGKSLIWYNTLWDTMAGGHDDDLSLSNPDAGYGYLIDKLGARIIQTDRPAYLLQYLRKRKLHK, encoded by the coding sequence ATGCAAAGAATTATTTTATCATTCATAATTACCTTATTATCGACTCAATTTTATGCACAAAATCGAGTGAGCCAAATTCGCGAGCAATTAATGTCTCGTTCTACTAACAGTGTATTGGTTGTTGCTCACAGAGGCGATTGGCGCAATTTTCCTGAGAATTCTCTTGAAGGAATTGAAAATGCAATAAAAATGGGAGTAGATATCGTAGAATTAGATGTGCAACGAACCCAAGATGGAGTCCTTATTTTAATGCACGATGAAACTTTGAATCGTACGACAACCGGAAAGGGGAAGGTGTCAGAGGTTACAATGGATTACATATCAAACTTATACCTTCGAAATGGCTGTGCAATTCGAACAAAACACAAAGTTCCAACTTTGGAGGAAGCATTACTGTTAACCAAGGGGAAAATTATGATAAATCTCGACAAGGCTGATCGTTACTTTGATGAAGTTTACGCTTTATTAAAAAAGACGGGAACCGTCAATCAGGTTATAATGAAAGGAGGTAAATCTGTTGAACAAGTCAAAGGACAATATGAGAAATATCTCTGTGAAATCATCTATATGCCTATTGTGAGCTTGGATAAACTTAATGCGGAACAACAAATAGAACAGTTTTGTAAGGATATTAATCCTGTTGCTTTCGAACTATTGTTTATAAAAGACAACAACGAATTGCCTAAAAGAATTCCTGCTATGTTGAAAGGAAAATCTTTGATTTGGTATAATACACTATGGGACACGATGGCAGGTGGACATGATGACGACCTTTCACTATCAAATCCAGATGCAGGTTATGGATATTTGATAGATAAATTAGGAGCACGCATCATCCAAACCGACCGCCCAGCCTATTTATTACAATATCTTCGAAAAAGAAAATTACATAAGTAA
- a CDS encoding family 20 glycosylhydrolase: MSKVINISLILCTFMVVIGCELSNRKAPVSVSWQVSVPDINKSNNNEHRFVIKNISNTPLGRNWSLFYSQFPMKSCKQQSNMVKVENVKGTFHRISPKENYKPLNPGDSIILIISGRGEMPGYSMKPEGVYWVDESHSSTPLPIELVTRSLPFIYSKNEKAIQVYKDNKRIESAMKHANGIEVIPAVKHVSYSQSYLKLKNVIHIVAHPDFHTEVAIMKDKLASLYAIVEDSLSEVQLTLDYLQQKENAVNEEYYELNVTNDKIHISAITPHGIFNGIQTFLSLLKGQEVPYSIKSVFIKDYPDFSYRGHMQDVARNFIGITDLKKLIDILSSYKLNVFRFHFSDDEGWRLQIPGLEELTEIASHRGHTYDESECLYPAYNGNFDYQSETSGNGFYSRDEFIDLLRYAADRHVSIIPEIESPGHARAAIVAMKARYERYLETDPIKAHEYLLNDIHDASHYVSAQGYSDNVMNVAMPSTYRFMKKVIQELQLMYEEAGVPLKSIHIGGDEVAEGAWQGSPICKDFMLEYSMTDVQELSDYFIMRMVDFLKEQKIPFSGWQEVVLGHDEISEQYLTDNAFGISCWRTSANNHSDELIYKFANKGYPVILSNATNFYLDLAYDAHPDEPGHNWNGYVDESKSFALLPYCIYRSIRTHLLANQIQEEKTSLTAEGRKNIKGVESALWSETIRNYKGVEYYLFPKIMGLAERGWHSSPIWEPMTGIDEQLAFEKDLAFYYKRISQKEIPYWDKMNINYRLPFPGLYIDKDGFLFANTPILGGEIHYTTDGKEPTKNSKIWNKPVKCRTNEVKAKLFVGNKKSVTVSLNPQFN, encoded by the coding sequence ATGAGTAAGGTAATTAATATATCATTAATATTATGTACATTCATGGTTGTAATAGGTTGTGAGCTGTCAAATAGGAAAGCTCCAGTTTCTGTGTCGTGGCAAGTGAGTGTACCAGATATAAACAAGAGTAATAACAATGAACATAGATTTGTTATTAAAAACATATCCAACACTCCTCTTGGTCGCAATTGGAGCCTTTTTTATTCCCAGTTTCCAATGAAAAGTTGCAAGCAACAATCAAATATGGTAAAGGTAGAGAATGTGAAAGGAACATTTCACCGTATCTCTCCTAAAGAAAATTACAAACCTTTAAATCCAGGTGATTCTATTATACTAATTATAAGTGGACGCGGAGAAATGCCGGGATACTCAATGAAACCAGAAGGAGTTTATTGGGTAGATGAGTCTCATAGCTCGACTCCATTACCTATAGAATTAGTCACTCGTTCGCTACCATTTATATACTCAAAAAATGAAAAAGCTATCCAAGTGTATAAAGACAATAAACGTATAGAGAGTGCAATGAAGCATGCAAATGGTATAGAAGTGATACCTGCAGTGAAACACGTATCATATTCTCAGTCATATCTGAAACTAAAGAATGTAATACATATTGTTGCCCATCCGGATTTTCATACGGAAGTAGCCATAATGAAAGACAAATTAGCTTCCCTATATGCGATTGTAGAAGACTCTCTATCAGAAGTCCAATTGACACTAGACTACTTGCAGCAGAAAGAAAATGCCGTCAACGAAGAATATTATGAATTGAATGTGACAAACGATAAAATACATATTTCAGCAATAACTCCGCACGGTATCTTCAATGGAATACAAACTTTCTTGTCCTTATTGAAAGGGCAGGAGGTCCCTTATTCCATAAAATCTGTTTTCATCAAGGACTATCCGGATTTTTCCTATAGAGGACATATGCAAGATGTAGCACGTAACTTCATAGGGATAACTGATTTAAAGAAATTAATAGATATATTGTCTTCTTATAAACTAAATGTTTTTCGTTTTCATTTTTCAGATGATGAAGGATGGCGCCTACAAATTCCAGGGTTAGAGGAATTGACGGAAATAGCCTCTCACAGGGGACATACTTATGATGAATCCGAATGTTTGTATCCTGCATATAATGGGAATTTCGATTATCAGTCAGAGACATCAGGTAATGGCTTTTATTCTCGTGATGAATTTATTGACTTGCTTCGATATGCAGCTGATCGGCATGTGTCAATAATCCCGGAGATTGAATCTCCAGGACATGCCCGTGCTGCCATTGTTGCCATGAAGGCCCGTTATGAGAGATATCTTGAGACAGATCCTATTAAAGCACATGAATACCTATTGAACGACATTCACGATGCTTCCCATTATGTGTCGGCACAAGGGTATTCGGACAATGTAATGAATGTAGCGATGCCTTCTACTTATCGTTTTATGAAGAAAGTGATACAAGAACTTCAACTTATGTATGAAGAAGCTGGTGTACCATTAAAATCTATCCATATAGGTGGAGATGAAGTTGCCGAAGGTGCTTGGCAAGGATCTCCAATTTGCAAAGATTTCATGCTGGAATATAGTATGACCGATGTACAAGAACTATCTGATTATTTTATAATGAGGATGGTCGATTTTTTAAAAGAACAAAAAATACCTTTTTCAGGTTGGCAAGAGGTTGTTCTAGGACATGATGAAATCTCCGAGCAGTATTTAACTGATAATGCTTTTGGCATTTCTTGTTGGCGAACCTCTGCCAATAATCATTCGGATGAATTAATCTATAAGTTTGCCAATAAAGGGTATCCTGTTATTTTGAGTAATGCCACTAATTTTTATCTCGATCTGGCGTATGATGCACATCCAGATGAACCAGGACATAATTGGAATGGATACGTTGATGAATCAAAATCCTTCGCTCTACTTCCTTATTGCATCTACCGCTCAATACGTACTCACCTCCTCGCTAATCAAATACAAGAGGAAAAAACATCCTTGACAGCCGAAGGACGTAAAAACATTAAAGGAGTAGAATCTGCCTTGTGGAGTGAAACTATTCGCAATTACAAAGGAGTTGAATATTATTTATTTCCTAAAATTATGGGGCTTGCCGAACGTGGATGGCACTCTTCTCCCATATGGGAACCTATGACAGGCATAGACGAGCAGCTTGCTTTTGAAAAGGATCTGGCATTTTATTACAAGCGTATATCCCAAAAAGAAATCCCTTATTGGGATAAAATGAATATAAACTATAGGCTACCTTTTCCAGGTTTATATATTGACAAAGATGGTTTCTTATTTGCAAACACTCCTATTTTGGGTGGAGAAATCCACTATACCACTGACGGGAAAGAGCCTACTAAAAATTCCAAGATTTGGAATAAGCCAGTGAAATGCAGGACAAATGAAGTTAAAGCCAAGCTTTTTGTAGGAAACAAAAAGAGTGTAACGGTGAGTCTGAATCCCCAATTTAATTAG
- a CDS encoding SGNH/GDSL hydrolase family protein: MKRHILILFAFYAGLWLQAANEENIVYTNASNLQLIGKATVEGDFFHRIDTAHYQNLPLTVKQLYTYSAGLAIAFKTNSSVIKVKWRVPNKKQNANMTPIMQKGLDLYIRKDGIWQYAGVGIPQGIDSSSILAENMDESEKECLIYLPLYDEITHLEIGVSKKSYLKKMDNPFKGKIIVYGSSITQGASASRPGLAYPSQLSRSSGYQFINMGLSGNGKMELPVAKMLSQINDVDAFILDCIPNPSVDEICDRTINFIKTIRDKHTDAPIIVIQSVIREKGNFNMKICKMVKEQNRAIEDQIHILHELGFKNLYLIKENHFLGTDHEGTVDGVHPSDLGFERMLEKIKPALAEILDIKFRK; the protein is encoded by the coding sequence ATGAAAAGACATATTTTGATTCTATTTGCTTTTTATGCTGGTTTATGGCTACAAGCAGCCAATGAAGAAAACATAGTTTATACAAATGCCAGCAATTTACAATTAATTGGTAAAGCTACTGTGGAAGGAGATTTTTTTCATCGCATTGACACGGCTCATTATCAAAATCTGCCATTGACTGTAAAACAACTGTATACTTATTCGGCGGGACTTGCCATTGCTTTTAAAACAAATAGTTCAGTGATAAAGGTGAAATGGAGAGTGCCTAATAAAAAACAAAATGCCAATATGACTCCCATTATGCAAAAAGGACTTGATTTATACATTAGAAAAGATGGAATATGGCAGTATGCAGGGGTCGGTATTCCCCAAGGCATAGATTCATCTTCTATATTAGCAGAAAATATGGATGAATCAGAAAAAGAATGTTTGATATATTTACCTTTATATGATGAAATTACACATTTAGAGATAGGAGTATCAAAAAAATCCTATTTGAAAAAGATGGATAATCCATTTAAAGGAAAAATCATTGTTTATGGGTCGAGTATTACCCAAGGAGCATCTGCCAGTAGACCTGGACTGGCTTACCCGTCTCAACTATCACGTAGTAGTGGATATCAGTTTATTAATATGGGGTTAAGTGGAAATGGCAAGATGGAATTACCTGTTGCAAAAATGTTATCTCAAATAAATGATGTTGATGCTTTTATTTTGGATTGTATTCCCAATCCTTCAGTCGATGAGATATGTGATAGAACTATCAATTTCATAAAAACGATCCGTGACAAACATACCGATGCTCCCATAATTGTCATTCAGTCCGTTATTCGTGAGAAAGGGAATTTTAACATGAAAATATGTAAGATGGTAAAAGAACAAAATAGAGCAATAGAAGATCAAATACACATCCTTCACGAACTCGGTTTTAAAAACTTATACTTAATAAAAGAAAATCATTTTCTAGGAACAGATCATGAGGGTACTGTTGATGGTGTTCATCCTAGCGATTTAGGGTTTGAACGAATGTTGGAGAAGATCAAGCCTGCCTTGGCTGAAATTTTAGATATTAAATTTAGGAAGTAA
- a CDS encoding BT4734/BF3469 family protein yields the protein MRITQVRDDGKVNTLRTLRIEQLVELMKVETKAQPVSKMREVLPYMLPGDKNDYVQKVPKLLPAAAFVRRNGVMVMAEYNGIVMIQVNNLSGPMEADEVKKWVKELPQTYLAFVGSSGKSVKIWVRFTYPDDLLPVTREQAELFHAHAYRLAVKFYQPQLPFHIELKEPSLEQYCRLTFDPELYFNPESMPIYMKQPASMPGETTYREQVQTETSPLQRLAPGYESHEALSVLFEAAFARALEEQEEFQPDGDIHSLLVALAGHCFRAGIPEEDTVRWSRAHYHLPKDDFLIRETVKNVYRSGRGFADKSSLLPEQIFVMQMDEFMKRRYEFRFNQLTTQVECRERNTFNFYFHPVDKRQMASITMNAQYEGLKLWDKDVVRYLNSDHVPVYQPAEEFLYDLPHWDGKDHIGDLAKRVPCDNPHWPHLFRRWFLSMVAHWRGMMRKNYANSTSPILVGPQAYRKSTFCRLILQPCLQAYYTDSIDFSRKRDAELYLNRFLLINMDEFDQISITQQPFLKHILQKPVVNTRRPNASAVEELRRYASFIGTSNHKDLLTDTSGSRRYIAVEVTGVIDVVRPIDYEQLYAQAMAALYKNERYWFDERDEAIMTEANQEFEQSPAIEQLFQVYYRAAGKEEEGEWLLAADILQRIQKAAKMKFSFGQATHFGRILRRLGVESFRKTHGVYYHVVALE from the coding sequence ATGAGAATAACACAAGTAAGAGACGATGGCAAGGTGAATACACTGCGTACGTTGAGAATTGAGCAGCTCGTGGAGCTGATGAAAGTGGAAACCAAAGCACAGCCCGTCTCAAAAATGAGAGAAGTCCTGCCCTATATGCTTCCCGGTGATAAAAACGACTATGTTCAGAAAGTGCCGAAACTGCTTCCTGCTGCCGCCTTTGTCCGTAGAAACGGGGTGATGGTTATGGCGGAATACAATGGTATTGTAATGATTCAGGTGAATAATCTGTCGGGGCCTATGGAGGCCGATGAAGTGAAGAAGTGGGTGAAGGAACTCCCGCAAACGTATCTGGCATTTGTCGGTTCTTCCGGGAAGTCTGTCAAGATCTGGGTACGTTTTACTTATCCTGACGATCTTTTGCCGGTCACCCGCGAACAAGCGGAATTGTTTCATGCGCACGCTTATCGGTTGGCGGTGAAGTTCTACCAACCTCAACTTCCTTTTCATATTGAACTGAAAGAGCCTTCGTTGGAACAGTATTGTCGCCTGACTTTCGATCCGGAGCTGTATTTCAATCCCGAATCAATGCCGATTTACATGAAGCAGCCCGCATCTATGCCCGGTGAAACGACTTATCGTGAACAGGTACAGACGGAGACTTCCCCTTTACAACGGCTTGCGCCCGGATATGAAAGTCATGAAGCGCTTTCCGTTCTGTTCGAAGCGGCTTTTGCGCGGGCGCTGGAGGAACAGGAGGAATTTCAGCCGGACGGAGATATACATTCGTTGCTGGTTGCCCTTGCGGGACATTGTTTCCGTGCAGGTATTCCCGAAGAGGATACGGTACGGTGGTCGCGCGCTCATTATCACTTGCCGAAGGATGATTTTCTGATTCGGGAGACGGTGAAGAATGTCTATCGTTCCGGACGTGGGTTTGCCGATAAGAGCAGTCTGCTTCCCGAGCAGATATTCGTTATGCAGATGGATGAGTTTATGAAACGCCGCTATGAGTTTCGTTTCAACCAGTTGACTACACAGGTGGAATGTCGGGAGCGGAATACCTTTAATTTCTATTTTCATCCGGTGGACAAACGGCAGATGGCAAGCATTACGATGAATGCGCAGTACGAGGGGCTTAAGCTTTGGGACAAGGATGTGGTGCGTTATCTGAATTCCGATCATGTTCCTGTGTATCAACCAGCTGAGGAATTTCTTTATGACCTTCCCCATTGGGATGGAAAGGATCATATTGGGGATCTGGCAAAACGGGTGCCTTGCGACAATCCTCATTGGCCGCATTTGTTTCGCCGTTGGTTTCTCAGCATGGTAGCGCATTGGCGTGGAATGATGAGGAAGAATTATGCGAATAGCACTTCGCCGATATTGGTTGGCCCGCAGGCATACAGAAAATCTACGTTCTGCCGTTTGATTCTGCAACCGTGTCTGCAGGCTTATTATACGGATAGCATTGATTTCAGCCGGAAGCGGGATGCGGAACTGTATCTGAATCGTTTCCTGTTGATTAATATGGATGAATTCGACCAGATCAGCATTACTCAACAGCCTTTCCTAAAGCATATTCTTCAAAAACCGGTTGTGAACACAAGGCGTCCCAATGCTTCGGCGGTGGAGGAACTTCGGCGCTATGCTTCTTTTATCGGTACGAGTAATCATAAGGACTTGTTGACGGACACTTCCGGCAGCCGCCGCTATATCGCTGTCGAGGTGACGGGAGTGATAGATGTCGTCCGTCCTATTGATTACGAACAGCTTTACGCGCAAGCGATGGCGGCATTATATAAGAATGAACGGTATTGGTTTGACGAGCGGGATGAGGCCATCATGACGGAAGCCAATCAGGAATTTGAGCAGTCGCCCGCTATTGAACAGTTGTTTCAGGTGTATTATCGGGCGGCAGGAAAGGAGGAAGAAGGCGAATGGTTGCTTGCTGCGGATATATTGCAACGTATACAGAAAGCCGCCAAAATGAAATTCTCCTTCGGACAAGCCACTCATTTCGGGCGTATCCTGCGACGGTTGGGAGTAGAGTCGTTCAGGAAAACACATGGGGTTTATTATCATGTAGTGGCTTTGGAGTGA
- a CDS encoding AAA family ATPase — translation MVFNEVEINNFRGIKHLVLSDLRQINLLVGKNNCGKSTVLDGIFLLSGFSNPLLNLRINQFRDYNRFNEEDLALNFYNMISDNHIQISGNMMDGTIRELKITPIVSESQIVISKEDISTQALSNKEANISTGLTMNFSYTKADNEKKSDSAAIIITSKGVDGNIKVRSSKEYKETLSGVYINSKFAFNIAVDNLTRIIEEKQEQVIVEILQHIEPRIKSIAVLKSGVNVDIGLNRLVPINMLGDGIRKLLAIITSLYECKKGLVLIDEIDNGMHFSSLSSLWKAIIKTANLLDVQVFATTHNIESLQSLNKVLSDSECIESQNDIMCYSLRHMPTDELKAYQYPYEKFQYVINQEIEIR, via the coding sequence ATGGTTTTTAATGAGGTTGAAATAAATAATTTTAGAGGAATAAAACATCTTGTTCTTTCTGATTTAAGGCAAATAAATTTGCTGGTAGGTAAAAATAATTGCGGTAAATCGACAGTGCTTGATGGTATATTTTTATTGTCTGGATTTTCAAATCCTCTTCTTAACTTAAGAATCAATCAATTTAGAGATTATAATAGGTTCAATGAAGAAGATCTTGCTTTGAACTTTTATAATATGATTTCTGACAATCATATTCAAATATCTGGTAATATGATGGATGGAACTATTAGAGAATTGAAAATCACTCCTATCGTTTCCGAATCTCAAATCGTTATATCTAAAGAGGATATTTCTACTCAGGCTCTTTCAAATAAAGAAGCTAATATAAGTACCGGCTTGACAATGAATTTTAGCTATACCAAAGCTGATAATGAAAAGAAAAGTGATAGCGCGGCAATTATCATTACCTCGAAAGGAGTTGATGGCAATATAAAAGTAAGGTCCTCTAAGGAATACAAAGAGACGCTATCCGGGGTATATATTAATTCTAAATTTGCATTCAATATTGCCGTTGATAACTTGACACGTATAATAGAAGAAAAACAGGAGCAAGTAATAGTGGAAATATTGCAACATATAGAACCTAGAATAAAGTCTATTGCAGTGTTAAAATCAGGCGTTAATGTTGACATAGGGTTGAATAGATTGGTTCCTATTAATATGTTAGGGGATGGAATAAGGAAATTATTAGCGATAATAACATCTCTCTATGAATGTAAGAAAGGACTTGTTCTTATCGATGAAATAGATAATGGGATGCATTTTTCTTCTTTATCTTCTTTATGGAAAGCTATTATAAAAACTGCGAACTTATTGGATGTTCAGGTTTTTGCAACTACACATAATATTGAATCTTTGCAGTCCTTAAATAAAGTATTATCTGATAGTGAATGTATTGAATCTCAAAATGATATAATGTGTTATTCATTGAGGCATATGCCAACAGACGAATTGAAAGCTTATCAATATCCCTATGAAAAGTTTCAGTATGTTATTAATCAAGAAATTGAAATACGATGA
- a CDS encoding DUF3226 domain-containing protein: MIRIFVEGRDSEFLDKYLLFLLGENKGMWEIIQAGGYSKLHLLDQQFKENTERGGVNLIIFDADSADNGGGYIVRKSYLQERLEELSISAELFLFPNDKEDGDFELLLEHIVNEEHTCLLKCFEGYEKCVAGHVDNEGNSQYITPNRKAKIYAYLESIKKSKKELERFKNKKEFFFDNPKYWNLEAEYLLPLKQFLLNVIQI; this comes from the coding sequence ATGATTAGAATTTTTGTAGAGGGGAGAGATTCAGAGTTTTTAGACAAGTACCTCCTTTTCCTTTTGGGGGAAAACAAAGGAATGTGGGAAATTATTCAAGCTGGAGGGTATAGCAAGCTGCACTTATTAGATCAGCAGTTTAAAGAAAATACAGAACGAGGGGGTGTTAATTTGATAATCTTTGATGCGGATTCTGCTGATAATGGGGGAGGATATATTGTCAGGAAAAGCTATCTTCAAGAGAGATTGGAAGAACTATCTATATCTGCTGAATTATTTTTATTTCCAAATGACAAAGAAGATGGCGATTTTGAATTATTATTAGAACATATTGTTAATGAAGAGCATACATGCCTTCTAAAATGCTTTGAGGGTTATGAAAAGTGTGTTGCTGGACATGTAGATAACGAAGGTAATTCTCAATATATTACTCCAAATAGAAAAGCCAAAATATATGCTTATTTAGAGTCTATAAAGAAATCAAAAAAAGAACTTGAACGTTTTAAGAACAAAAAAGAGTTTTTTTTCGATAATCCTAAGTATTGGAATTTAGAGGCTGAGTATTTACTTCCTCTAAAACAATTTTTATTGAATGTTATTCAAATCTGA